The following proteins come from a genomic window of Microbacterium sp. SY138:
- a CDS encoding TM0106 family RecB-like putative nuclease, with protein MRIDTQAQRVIWSASDLKAAAECEFAWCRAIDAKLGRVPAVEEPEDATLKRAAELGDVHEQNVLARYIDDLGDENVHRIEKVSSVDADALAAAVDETIAALRSDAEVVFQAAFATEEFVGFADFLRKDHDGCWRVQDSKLARKARVTALMQLAAYVDQLDRLGIPRSDEVDLILGDGTLSTHTVDDLLPLFQVRRARLRALIADRRIADGVAGAPLAWGDDRGDLQIVACGRCATCEEQVLAHRDLLMVARMRPVQRARLRASGIETIDELAVAPDAPAGMNVDTFETLRAQARLQLRADAEGAPTFDVHYAQAIHTLPLPSHGDIFFDFEGDPLYTEPAPDGEAQWGIDYLFGWVDNADQYSALWAHTFADEKRALETFLDFVNARRLAHPGMHIYHYAPYETSHLVAMAARHGVREGEVDRLLREGVFVDLYPLVLRTVRVGSRSYSIKKLEPLYMGDDVRTSDVQKGDDSIVQYVAARELAAAGEKAEADAVLADLADYNRYDCVSTRRLRNWLIDIARRKGVTPAPPDDADEVIYEPSPRSVALLADAERAVEDGGDGLVHRIAAAAIDYFPREAKSFWVSHFQRLREPVTMWDGTRDVVKIDRPSSVLRREWSIGEGRRVMSRDIEIRGEVSPGTTLGPGAQPFALYEVPAPFDTEVPSRAVHVPHTVTVVEVLDDGYLVSESAVQGQTWDELPLALTPAAPPRVVSLQGAIDEWADAVHAAAPGFPHDAATDILRRIPPRTTSGEALPPARDDTIDAIVRGVLDLDRSYLAVQGPPGTGKTYTGSRVIARLVNEHGFKVGVVAQSHAIIETLLARIVADGVAPAQVAKAPKDPEAEPPYTVIPKNGMASFLAEHAGEGAVVGGTAWDFSNTQRVDRAGLDLLVIDEAGQFSLASTIAVAAGAKRLLLLGDPQQLPQVSQGAHPEPVDTSALGWVMDGDPVVRPEYGYFLARSWRMHPFVAAPVSKLAYAGQLASAPGTERRSLDGVDPGLHVVPLRDRGNATQSPEEAAEVVRLVRDLVGRTFTDNDPDASTRPLTPSDIIVVTPYNAQRQLVLDALSDAGFPDVPVGTVDNFQGKEAVVSITSLAASSGRDAPRGPEFLLLQNRLNVAISRAQVVAYLIHSPALLDDLPYTPEGVARLSAFARLVGAAE; from the coding sequence GTGCGGATCGACACTCAGGCGCAGCGCGTCATCTGGAGCGCGAGCGACCTCAAGGCGGCCGCGGAGTGCGAATTCGCGTGGTGTCGGGCGATCGACGCGAAGCTCGGAAGAGTGCCCGCGGTCGAAGAGCCGGAAGACGCGACCCTGAAGCGGGCCGCCGAGTTGGGCGATGTGCACGAGCAGAACGTGCTGGCCCGCTACATCGACGACCTCGGTGACGAGAACGTCCACCGCATCGAGAAGGTCTCTTCCGTCGATGCCGATGCATTGGCGGCTGCGGTCGACGAGACCATTGCCGCCCTCCGCTCGGATGCGGAGGTCGTCTTCCAGGCGGCTTTCGCGACCGAGGAGTTCGTCGGTTTCGCCGACTTCCTCCGCAAGGATCACGACGGCTGCTGGCGGGTGCAGGACTCCAAGCTCGCCCGCAAGGCCCGCGTCACGGCGCTCATGCAGCTGGCGGCATATGTCGACCAGCTCGATCGCCTCGGCATCCCGCGCTCCGACGAGGTCGACCTCATCCTCGGCGACGGCACGCTCAGCACGCACACCGTCGACGATCTCCTTCCGCTGTTCCAGGTGCGGCGGGCGCGACTGCGTGCCCTCATCGCCGATCGACGCATCGCCGACGGCGTGGCGGGCGCGCCGCTCGCATGGGGCGATGATCGCGGCGACCTCCAGATCGTGGCCTGTGGCCGCTGCGCCACCTGCGAGGAGCAGGTGCTCGCGCATCGCGACCTCCTGATGGTGGCGCGGATGCGTCCGGTGCAGCGAGCACGTCTGCGGGCATCCGGCATCGAGACGATCGACGAGTTGGCCGTGGCACCCGACGCTCCCGCGGGCATGAACGTCGACACGTTCGAGACTCTCCGAGCCCAGGCGCGTCTGCAGCTGCGTGCTGACGCCGAGGGAGCACCGACATTCGACGTCCACTACGCGCAGGCGATCCACACACTCCCGCTGCCCAGTCACGGCGATATCTTCTTCGACTTCGAGGGCGACCCGCTCTACACCGAACCCGCTCCCGACGGCGAGGCGCAGTGGGGGATCGACTACCTCTTCGGCTGGGTCGACAACGCTGACCAGTACTCGGCGTTGTGGGCTCATACCTTCGCCGACGAGAAGCGGGCTCTCGAGACGTTCCTCGACTTCGTCAATGCGCGCAGGCTGGCGCATCCCGGCATGCACATCTACCACTACGCGCCGTACGAGACCTCGCACCTCGTGGCGATGGCCGCGCGGCACGGCGTGCGCGAGGGCGAGGTCGATCGGCTGCTGCGCGAAGGCGTGTTCGTCGACCTCTACCCGCTCGTGCTGCGGACCGTCCGGGTCGGCTCCCGGTCGTACTCGATCAAGAAACTCGAACCGCTCTACATGGGCGACGACGTGCGCACCAGCGACGTGCAGAAGGGCGACGACTCGATCGTGCAGTACGTCGCCGCTCGTGAGCTCGCGGCGGCGGGGGAGAAAGCCGAGGCCGACGCAGTGCTGGCCGACCTCGCCGATTACAACCGCTATGACTGCGTGTCGACACGACGCCTGCGCAACTGGCTCATCGACATCGCACGCCGGAAGGGCGTGACGCCCGCGCCGCCCGACGATGCCGACGAGGTCATCTACGAGCCGTCCCCCCGTTCCGTCGCGCTGCTCGCCGATGCGGAACGCGCCGTGGAAGACGGCGGCGACGGGCTCGTGCACCGTATCGCCGCCGCGGCCATCGACTACTTCCCCCGCGAGGCGAAGAGCTTCTGGGTGTCGCATTTCCAGCGGCTGCGAGAGCCGGTGACGATGTGGGACGGCACGCGTGATGTGGTGAAGATCGATCGCCCGTCGTCGGTCTTGCGCCGCGAGTGGAGCATCGGCGAGGGACGACGTGTGATGTCGCGTGACATCGAGATCCGCGGCGAGGTGTCGCCCGGCACGACGCTCGGCCCGGGTGCGCAGCCGTTCGCGCTCTACGAGGTCCCGGCCCCCTTCGACACCGAGGTGCCTTCACGCGCCGTCCACGTGCCGCACACCGTCACGGTGGTCGAGGTGCTCGACGACGGCTACCTCGTCTCCGAGTCGGCAGTGCAGGGTCAGACCTGGGACGAGCTGCCGCTCGCTCTCACCCCGGCGGCGCCTCCGCGAGTGGTCTCACTGCAGGGAGCGATCGACGAGTGGGCCGATGCCGTGCACGCGGCCGCCCCCGGCTTCCCGCACGACGCGGCGACCGACATCCTGCGTCGAATTCCCCCGCGCACGACATCGGGCGAAGCACTGCCCCCGGCCCGCGACGACACGATCGATGCGATCGTGCGTGGTGTGCTCGACCTCGACCGCAGCTACCTGGCGGTGCAGGGCCCTCCGGGGACAGGGAAGACCTATACGGGATCGCGTGTGATCGCGCGCCTGGTGAACGAACACGGTTTCAAAGTCGGCGTCGTGGCGCAGTCGCATGCGATCATCGAGACCCTTCTCGCGCGCATCGTCGCCGACGGCGTCGCGCCGGCGCAGGTCGCGAAGGCGCCGAAAGATCCCGAGGCAGAGCCGCCGTACACCGTGATCCCGAAGAACGGCATGGCATCGTTCCTCGCCGAGCACGCGGGCGAGGGGGCCGTCGTCGGTGGCACGGCCTGGGATTTCAGCAACACCCAGCGTGTCGATCGTGCCGGCCTCGATCTTCTCGTGATCGACGAGGCGGGTCAGTTCTCGCTCGCCTCGACGATCGCCGTCGCGGCTGGGGCGAAGCGGCTGCTGCTCCTCGGTGATCCGCAACAGCTCCCGCAGGTGAGCCAGGGCGCGCATCCGGAGCCGGTCGACACCTCGGCCCTCGGCTGGGTGATGGACGGCGACCCCGTGGTGCGGCCCGAATACGGGTACTTCCTCGCACGGTCGTGGCGGATGCATCCGTTCGTGGCTGCGCCGGTGTCGAAGCTCGCCTACGCCGGACAACTCGCCTCGGCGCCGGGAACCGAGCGCCGCTCACTCGACGGAGTCGATCCGGGGCTGCACGTCGTGCCGCTGCGCGACCGCGGCAACGCGACGCAGTCACCGGAGGAAGCCGCCGAGGTCGTACGACTCGTGCGCGATCTGGTCGGGAGAACGTTCACCGACAACGACCCCGACGCCTCGACGAGGCCGCTCACGCCGTCCGACATCATCGTCGTCACGCCTTACAACGCGCAGCGTCAGCTGGTGCTCGACGCGCTTTCCGACGCC